Proteins from one Sulfolobales archaeon genomic window:
- a CDS encoding glycosyltransferase — protein sequence MRIGISASGGGHTGYAVSLAQRLAGRSELIFYIPTGDRWSRSKVERYGEVVEIRKARGPNESFIKLAVNIPRAFIESIRKLGDIDVFISSGSNHSVPIAIASKIHRIPVINIESSVRFTKPSSSAKYLSYISDITVLQWEEQKRILPRGTFFGPLYEKPEHEIRDEGFIVVTAGTYGFKDLFDAIMKTKLENVVLQTGRVDPSIYRSRRDWIVFDFDPDINKWIAKASIVVSHLGKTVIDAALTYRKPVIIIPNPGWRLTAGAEDARILAEKLGVCYEDRIESEILVERIEECRKKIPREFPDGAAKLADEIIRRYK from the coding sequence ATGAGGATCGGTATTTCCGCGAGCGGTGGAGGTCACACGGGTTATGCTGTATCCTTAGCTCAGAGGCTTGCAGGAAGATCTGAGCTCATATTCTATATTCCTACAGGAGATAGATGGAGTAGAAGTAAGGTTGAGAGATATGGAGAAGTTGTTGAGATCAGAAAAGCTAGAGGTCCTAACGAGAGTTTTATAAAGCTTGCTGTAAATATTCCTCGAGCTTTTATAGAGAGTATTAGAAAACTTGGTGATATAGATGTTTTTATAAGTTCAGGTTCTAACCATAGCGTTCCCATAGCTATAGCTAGTAAGATTCATAGGATTCCCGTGATCAACATAGAAAGCTCTGTTAGATTCACTAAGCCAAGCTCCTCAGCTAAGTATCTCTCTTATATATCAGATATAACAGTCCTCCAATGGGAGGAGCAGAAGAGGATACTCCCGAGAGGAACCTTCTTCGGCCCTCTATATGAGAAGCCTGAGCACGAGATCAGGGATGAGGGTTTTATAGTGGTTACTGCAGGAACATATGGGTTTAAAGATCTTTTCGATGCGATTATGAAAACCAAATTAGAGAATGTAGTTCTGCAAACAGGCAGAGTAGATCCCAGCATATATAGAAGTAGAAGAGATTGGATAGTCTTTGATTTCGATCCTGATATAAATAAGTGGATAGCGAAAGCTTCAATAGTAGTATCTCATCTTGGGAAGACAGTGATCGATGCAGCTCTAACCTATAGAAAACCTGTTATAATAATCCCTAACCCTGGCTGGAGACTTACCGCAGGTGCTGAAGATGCTAGAATACTCGCAGAGAAACTTGGAGTATGCTATGAGGATAGAATCGAATCAGAGATCCTTGTTGAGAGAATTGAAGAATGCAGAAAAAAGATCCCTAGAGAGTTTCCAGATGGAGCAGCCAAGCTGGCTGACGAGATAATAAGAAGATATAAGTGA
- a CDS encoding energy-coupling factor transporter transmembrane component T, whose translation MILRRPLSTTLFIYALAVSLLAFVVRDLREMLLPGFLNMLIGFIPGFRKFRLIILLFFLGMIGLSLNSLLVANTGRIIIDLSPLIVIRENALNAIASISLRLGMISGATLFFLSLADPRSVIKDLERDLRLPKGIVFSVFYALRLYQLMKKDLDEISLSRVERGFRRTPILPRDTLSLIIPLLSVGIERALWAGISAEVRGLSLRKPRYKSAKLTYTDYMIYLILLLQIAYIIMQAYPHT comes from the coding sequence ATGATTTTGAGAAGACCTCTCTCGACAACACTTTTTATATACGCTCTCGCAGTGTCTCTTCTAGCATTTGTAGTAAGAGATCTAAGGGAAATGCTTCTACCAGGTTTTCTTAACATGCTCATAGGTTTTATACCTGGTTTTAGAAAGTTCAGGCTTATAATACTTCTCTTCTTCTTAGGCATGATAGGGCTCTCTCTAAACTCTCTTCTAGTAGCTAATACAGGAAGAATCATAATAGATCTAAGTCCTCTAATTGTGATCAGGGAAAATGCTTTGAATGCTATAGCATCTATAAGCCTGAGGTTGGGAATGATCTCTGGAGCAACTCTCTTCTTCCTCTCGCTAGCAGATCCGAGGAGTGTTATAAAAGATCTCGAGAGAGATCTGAGACTTCCTAAAGGGATTGTATTCTCAGTATTCTATGCTCTCAGACTCTACCAGCTGATGAAAAAAGATCTAGATGAGATCTCGCTTTCAAGAGTTGAGAGAGGTTTTAGAAGAACTCCTATACTACCCAGAGATACTCTCTCATTGATCATACCATTATTAAGTGTAGGCATAGAGAGAGCTTTATGGGCTGGCATATCTGCAGAAGTTAGAGGATTATCCCTGAGAAAACCCAGGTATAAATCTGCTAAGCTCACCTACACAGATTATATGATCTACTTGATTCTACTACTTCAAATAGCTTATATCATCATGCAAGCCTACCCGCATACCTAG
- a CDS encoding ATP-binding cassette domain-containing protein, which yields MIRFNILRAGYRSKEVLKEVEGWIRDGETILIIGRSGSGKTTLMLSLTGVLKNLLGGFTEGLIDLGGLDPLNYEDYREVPRRIGLALQDPDKQISMPTAWDELSFTLENLGFSSDEIESRVGNMLRRLSLYEKAFEEIENLSSGEKRRITFASALIHDPEIVILDEPTASVDPWGVKEVRLFAEEFRRSGRTTIIIEHKPEYFMNIADKILIMDRGRIISSISSEELDRELSRYLEPEREMEEFRSCNKDSATRKNEKILEVRNLSIGYRDKVLLEDIDLEFYRGEIIALIGPNGSGKTTLMKTIIGWLKPLEGSIYLESRIAERKDLLRSIFYTPQQPDYLFISNSVEKELSAIRRTPMRSDENYLRIFPWYEEFYRESPFKLSHGQRKALSLLISFLYDREILLLDEPTAGIDPDLYRRLRDLLLNLRREGRLVIISTHDYRIIRDLADRVLLINPLQRKIEEIDCFKALELLRGAGK from the coding sequence ATGATAAGATTCAATATCTTAAGAGCTGGATATAGGTCTAAGGAGGTTTTGAAAGAAGTTGAAGGCTGGATTAGAGATGGTGAGACCATCCTGATTATAGGGAGATCTGGTTCTGGCAAGACAACCCTGATGCTCTCACTAACAGGAGTTCTCAAAAATCTTCTAGGAGGATTCACAGAAGGTTTGATAGATTTAGGAGGATTAGATCCTTTAAATTATGAGGATTATAGAGAAGTTCCTAGAAGAATAGGACTAGCGCTTCAAGACCCTGATAAACAGATTTCAATGCCCACCGCATGGGATGAACTTTCATTCACCTTAGAAAATCTAGGATTCAGCTCTGATGAGATTGAGAGCAGAGTTGGTAATATGCTTAGGAGGCTTAGCTTGTATGAGAAAGCTTTTGAAGAGATCGAGAATCTATCGAGCGGTGAGAAGAGAAGGATTACATTTGCATCAGCTTTAATACATGACCCGGAGATCGTGATATTAGATGAACCAACAGCCTCGGTAGATCCTTGGGGAGTGAAAGAGGTTAGATTGTTTGCAGAAGAATTCAGAAGATCTGGTAGAACCACGATAATTATAGAACACAAACCCGAATACTTCATGAATATAGCAGATAAAATCCTTATCATGGATAGAGGAAGAATCATCAGCTCAATATCATCGGAGGAGCTAGATAGAGAACTCTCTAGATATCTAGAACCCGAGAGGGAGATGGAGGAGTTCAGATCCTGTAATAAAGATTCTGCTACGAGAAAGAATGAGAAAATACTCGAAGTTAGAAATCTTTCTATAGGCTATAGAGATAAAGTACTTCTAGAAGACATAGATCTAGAGTTCTACAGGGGAGAGATCATAGCTTTGATAGGTCCGAACGGGTCTGGTAAGACGACACTTATGAAAACAATAATCGGATGGCTTAAGCCTTTGGAAGGCTCTATATATCTAGAAAGTAGAATAGCTGAGAGAAAAGATCTTCTTAGAAGTATTTTTTACACGCCGCAACAGCCTGATTATCTTTTCATCTCTAATAGCGTTGAGAAAGAGCTTTCAGCTATCAGAAGAACTCCTATGAGATCTGATGAAAATTATCTCAGAATATTTCCTTGGTATGAGGAATTTTATAGAGAGAGTCCTTTTAAGCTTAGTCATGGGCAGAGAAAAGCTCTCTCACTTCTTATAAGCTTCCTATATGATAGAGAGATCCTTCTTCTAGATGAGCCTACTGCAGGCATTGATCCGGATCTCTATAGGAGACTTAGAGATCTTCTCTTGAATCTTAGAAGAGAAGGGAGGTTGGTAATCATATCAACTCATGATTATAGGATTATAAGAGATCTAGCGGATAGAGTTTTACTCATAAATCCTCTTCAAAGGAAGATAGAGGAGATAGACTGCTTCAAAGCTTTAGAACTTTTGAGAGGAGCTGGAAAATGA
- a CDS encoding ECF transporter S component — protein MSKGLNNVMNMKNRSKQLNMRYTSVDYSLLGLVAVVAGIIFYATWFVYEFGKIIGGPIVARIISYGLWFIGAPLAATLIRKPFSAFLGETLGALVETLIPTVGGFTNLIYGVAQGFFSEIAYMIFGYRRWGAVNAVLAGALAGIPAVMLDAILFGEIAPPSVMILWLLSAVTSGGLYGFIAYIAVSSIYKR, from the coding sequence ATGTCTAAAGGTCTTAACAATGTGATGAACATGAAAAACAGGTCTAAACAGTTGAACATGAGATATACCTCGGTAGACTACTCTCTTCTAGGTCTTGTAGCCGTTGTTGCAGGGATTATATTCTATGCAACATGGTTTGTATACGAGTTTGGAAAAATCATTGGAGGACCTATAGTAGCCAGGATCATCTCCTACGGACTCTGGTTTATAGGAGCTCCACTAGCTGCAACACTGATCAGAAAACCTTTCTCCGCATTCTTAGGAGAAACACTTGGAGCATTAGTAGAAACATTGATACCAACAGTAGGAGGATTCACAAATCTAATATATGGAGTTGCTCAAGGTTTCTTCTCTGAAATAGCATACATGATATTCGGCTACAGAAGATGGGGGGCTGTGAATGCTGTTCTAGCTGGTGCTCTGGCAGGGATCCCAGCTGTGATGCTAGATGCGATTTTATTCGGCGAGATAGCTCCTCCGAGTGTGATGATCCTATGGTTGCTGTCAGCCGTAACGAGCGGAGGATTATACGGCTTCATAGCCTATATAGCTGTGTCAAGCATCTACAAGAGATAA
- a CDS encoding ornithine cyclodeaminase family protein → MVLILGEEDVVKVLSFKDAIDSIERALLLQSSGEAQIIPRSRIYMKSSVLHVMASSLEPLDVAGLKTYLSTRERTVFVVLLFSISRGELLAVIEGDILGRIRTGAASAIATKYLARADSSVLGVIGSGRQAYTQALAISRVRDFDRILVVSQDASNAENMVRALREKGLKAFRSDSIESVSRESDVISTATNSRNPFLKAEWVKKGAHVNLVGSNHPSRSEAYPDLFLRSRLIVTDSIEQAKRESGDLIEAVKQAYITWENIHELWEVVSGRVRRQSDEEVTIFKSHGVALWDIAVARIVYEKALENGLGREVDFKGFWRDRFF, encoded by the coding sequence ATGGTTCTTATCTTAGGTGAAGAAGATGTTGTCAAAGTTCTGAGCTTTAAAGATGCTATAGATAGTATAGAAAGAGCTCTTCTACTTCAATCAAGTGGTGAAGCTCAGATTATTCCAAGATCTAGGATTTACATGAAGAGCTCAGTACTTCATGTGATGGCCTCATCATTAGAGCCTTTAGATGTGGCAGGTCTTAAAACCTATCTCTCAACACGTGAGAGAACAGTATTCGTAGTACTTCTATTCTCCATAAGTAGAGGAGAGCTCCTAGCGGTAATAGAAGGAGATATACTAGGGAGAATTAGAACAGGTGCTGCGAGTGCCATAGCTACTAAATATCTTGCCAGAGCAGATTCATCGGTACTTGGTGTAATAGGCTCCGGCAGACAAGCATATACTCAAGCTCTCGCTATATCTCGGGTGAGAGATTTTGATAGAATTCTAGTGGTATCTCAAGATGCTTCTAATGCTGAGAACATGGTTAGAGCACTTAGAGAGAAGGGTTTGAAAGCTTTCAGATCTGATTCTATAGAGAGTGTTTCTCGAGAGAGTGATGTAATATCGACAGCTACTAACTCTAGAAATCCTTTTCTAAAAGCTGAGTGGGTTAAGAAGGGAGCTCATGTAAATCTAGTAGGTTCTAATCATCCTTCAAGATCTGAGGCATACCCAGATCTATTCCTAAGATCCAGGCTTATTGTGACAGACTCTATAGAACAGGCTAAGAGAGAATCAGGAGATCTAATAGAAGCAGTTAAACAAGCCTACATAACCTGGGAGAATATTCACGAACTGTGGGAGGTAGTCTCAGGTAGAGTGAGAAGACAGAGCGATGAGGAGGTGACGATATTTAAATCTCATGGAGTAGCTCTGTGGGATATAGCTGTTGCGAGAATCGTTTACGAGAAAGCTTTGGAGAATGGTTTGGGAAGAGAGGTTGATTTTAAAGGTTTTTGGAGAGATAGATTCTTTTAA